Proteins encoded by one window of Salmonirosea aquatica:
- a CDS encoding Uma2 family endonuclease: MHVHELTKPASPIPTALVKETIDGRPFYYPNFKKVLAGEQTLDDVMGSSTLQSFIVSFLFRFVYRNLDEKQYYFLGSEIGLHIDKRNNLAGDLALFERSTLTIKKINVHYADVPPKAVVEVDTNIDYSEEGAFDYVHLKTQKLLDFGVQRVIWIFTISRKVIVAEPGKDWLTKDWNQDIELLDAKFFNIGKYLAEEGIELE, encoded by the coding sequence ATGCATGTTCACGAATTAACTAAGCCTGCTTCCCCAATTCCCACCGCCCTGGTTAAGGAAACCATCGACGGTAGGCCCTTCTATTACCCTAATTTTAAAAAAGTACTAGCCGGGGAGCAAACTCTGGATGACGTTATGGGAAGCAGCACATTACAGAGCTTTATCGTTAGTTTTTTGTTTCGATTTGTATACAGGAATCTTGACGAAAAGCAGTATTACTTCTTAGGAAGTGAAATTGGTCTCCACATCGACAAGCGAAACAATCTGGCGGGTGACCTAGCCCTTTTTGAACGCAGTACCCTAACTATTAAAAAAATCAATGTTCACTATGCCGACGTGCCCCCGAAAGCAGTGGTCGAGGTAGATACCAACATCGATTATTCTGAGGAAGGTGCTTTCGATTACGTCCACCTGAAAACTCAAAAATTACTGGATTTTGGAGTGCAGCGGGTCATCTGGATTTTTACCATCAGCCGTAAGGTGATCGTGGCCGAGCCCGGTAAAGACTGGCTTACCAAAGACTGGAATCAGGACATTGAATTGCTGGACGCTAAATTTTTTAATATTGGGAAGTACCTGGCCGAAGAGGGGATTGAGTTGGAGTAG
- a CDS encoding acyl-CoA carboxylase subunit beta, with product MTEPASLTELLDDYNVRYATVQLGGGIKKIESQHNKGKLTARERVHYLLDENSYFLEIGAFAGEGMYEDEGGCPAGGVVVGIGYVAGRLCVVVANDATVKAGAWFPITAKKNLRAQEVAMENHLPIIYLVDSAGVYLPMQAEVFADKEHFGRVFRNNAHMSALGIPQIAAIMGSCVAGGAYLPIMSDEALIVEGTGSVFLAGPYLVKSSVGEEVDAETLGGATMHCEISGVTDNKYPDDKSCLDAIRRSMSKLGAPENAGFSRVEAVLPKRQPDEIFEILPADRFRPYDMTQLLECIVDDSELEEYKPDYGKTLLCAYARVEGWAVGIVANQRKMVKSGKGEMQMGGVIYGEAADKAARFIMNCNQKKIPLLFFHDVTGFMVGSRAEQGGIIKDGAKMVNAVANSVVPKFTFIVGNSYGAGNYAMCGKAYDPRLIYAWPTAQMAVMSGAAAAKTLVQIESASLKAKGKEITPEAEQELLKEITDRYNEQLSPYYAAARLWVDGIIDPRETRRIISLGIEAANQAPITQRFNVGAIQV from the coding sequence ATGACTGAGCCCGCTTCTTTGACCGAACTTCTTGACGATTACAATGTCCGCTATGCTACCGTACAACTGGGCGGAGGCATAAAAAAGATTGAAAGCCAGCATAATAAGGGCAAACTCACCGCCCGCGAACGGGTGCATTACCTGCTCGATGAAAACTCGTATTTCCTGGAAATCGGAGCTTTTGCCGGGGAGGGGATGTACGAAGATGAAGGCGGCTGTCCCGCGGGTGGCGTCGTGGTGGGCATCGGGTACGTTGCGGGACGGCTGTGCGTGGTGGTGGCCAACGATGCCACGGTGAAAGCCGGAGCATGGTTTCCTATCACGGCCAAGAAAAACCTCCGGGCTCAGGAAGTAGCGATGGAAAACCATCTGCCGATTATCTATCTGGTCGACAGCGCTGGCGTGTACCTGCCCATGCAAGCCGAGGTATTTGCCGATAAGGAGCATTTCGGACGTGTTTTTCGGAACAACGCCCACATGTCGGCCCTGGGCATACCCCAAATTGCTGCCATCATGGGTAGCTGCGTGGCGGGCGGGGCCTACCTACCTATCATGTCCGACGAGGCGCTGATTGTAGAAGGTACCGGATCGGTATTTCTGGCCGGGCCATACTTGGTCAAGTCGTCAGTAGGCGAGGAAGTAGATGCCGAAACCCTGGGTGGTGCCACGATGCATTGCGAAATTTCGGGAGTGACCGACAACAAGTACCCCGACGATAAAAGCTGCCTGGACGCCATCCGGCGGAGTATGAGTAAACTGGGCGCTCCCGAAAACGCTGGTTTCAGCCGTGTTGAGGCGGTACTTCCGAAACGCCAGCCGGATGAAATCTTTGAAATTTTACCGGCCGACCGCTTCCGACCCTATGACATGACCCAGCTTTTGGAATGCATCGTGGACGATTCGGAACTGGAAGAGTATAAGCCCGACTACGGCAAAACGTTGCTCTGTGCTTACGCCCGGGTAGAGGGCTGGGCGGTAGGGATCGTAGCCAATCAGCGCAAAATGGTCAAGTCCGGCAAAGGGGAGATGCAGATGGGCGGTGTGATTTACGGTGAGGCCGCCGACAAAGCCGCCCGTTTTATCATGAATTGCAACCAGAAGAAAATCCCTTTACTGTTTTTTCACGATGTGACGGGCTTCATGGTCGGCAGCCGCGCCGAGCAGGGAGGCATCATCAAGGACGGTGCCAAAATGGTGAACGCCGTAGCCAACTCGGTCGTGCCAAAATTTACATTCATTGTGGGTAATTCCTACGGTGCTGGCAACTACGCCATGTGTGGCAAGGCCTACGACCCGCGCCTGATCTACGCCTGGCCCACCGCCCAGATGGCCGTGATGAGTGGCGCTGCCGCCGCCAAAACGCTGGTACAAATTGAATCGGCTTCGCTTAAAGCCAAAGGAAAAGAAATAACTCCCGAGGCCGAGCAAGAGCTGTTGAAAGAAATTACAGATCGCTATAATGAACAACTTTCACCTTACTACGCCGCCGCCCGCCTGTGGGTGGATGGCATCATTGATCCGCGCGAAACCCGGCGCATCATTTCGCTGGGTATAGAAGCAGCCAATCAGGCTCCGATTACGCAACGCTTTAATGTAGGGGCTATTCAAGTATAG
- a CDS encoding NAD(P)-dependent oxidoreductase — MSEKIAFMGLGTLGTPIAANLIQDGHEVTVWNRTPGKAQSLLDQGASEADSPKDAVTPGGVIVSVLANDAAVKETVTKEVLEKLGEGGLHISMSTIAPATARRLAEMHEWYGVGYVAAPIFARPEAVTARIGNLCVSGEAKAKERARPIIAPSVKGFFDFGDEVGAANVVKLAGNFMIAASMEMMAEAFTMGEKSGVPRQAMYDMFTQTLFATPIFQGYGRMIHQNNYETVGFKLPLGLKDLNLVLEASSDVQVPMPLANLLRDRLLSAIAKGRDNLDWTALAQGVSDDAGL; from the coding sequence ATGTCCGAAAAAATTGCCTTCATGGGTCTGGGTACCCTAGGTACCCCCATTGCCGCTAATCTTATTCAGGATGGTCATGAAGTCACGGTCTGGAACCGTACTCCCGGCAAAGCTCAGTCGCTGCTGGACCAGGGTGCCAGCGAGGCCGATAGTCCCAAAGATGCCGTCACACCGGGCGGGGTAATTGTATCTGTATTGGCCAACGATGCTGCCGTAAAGGAAACCGTTACGAAAGAAGTTCTGGAAAAATTAGGTGAAGGCGGTCTGCATATTTCCATGAGCACCATTGCTCCCGCTACGGCGCGTCGCCTGGCCGAAATGCACGAGTGGTACGGGGTGGGTTATGTGGCTGCTCCGATATTCGCCCGTCCCGAAGCCGTAACGGCCCGTATTGGGAATCTGTGCGTGTCGGGCGAAGCAAAAGCGAAGGAACGGGCCAGACCCATTATCGCTCCCTCGGTCAAAGGATTTTTTGATTTTGGTGATGAGGTAGGAGCTGCCAACGTGGTGAAGCTGGCCGGGAATTTTATGATTGCCGCCAGCATGGAAATGATGGCCGAAGCCTTCACGATGGGTGAAAAAAGCGGGGTACCCCGGCAGGCGATGTACGATATGTTTACCCAAACGCTCTTTGCTACGCCAATTTTCCAGGGCTATGGACGGATGATCCACCAAAACAACTACGAAACGGTGGGATTCAAGTTGCCTTTAGGACTGAAAGACTTAAATCTGGTACTGGAAGCATCCTCGGATGTGCAGGTACCCATGCCGCTGGCCAACCTGCTCCGCGACCGCCTGCTGTCGGCCATTGCCAAAGGCCGGGACAACCTGGACTGGACGGCGCTCGCGCAGGGGGTATCGGATGATGCAGGATTGTAA
- a CDS encoding family 16 glycoside hydrolase: protein MKSILYSFLLLCLCVPHAWSQADTEAKITAILAKLPATNADRLSKAMEEIAALGKPGLVNIATKLTPPGKGDNTKTEYALGGFSYAATQSGREAWRTMAAAAYAEALTRVPDAYNKMFLIYQLQTVGKDESVPVLAGYLNDENLSGPASRALARIGTPAAGEALLQALPKASDANKGYLIEALGMAKYQQAAAALEKTAASDNRNIRKVSLYALSELAVPSSAKVLASAAQSTSYTYDEADATAVYLKYLAHLAGNGSAPLAEKAALDLLKPAIPTATRSSALKVYSDSRGQAGVPILVQAMNSDDAEYRAAALKLAQPYVDKGTSPWVAALKKAKPEVQAEIISMLGRAGATSALPTIVKYLSSKNSQVKQAAIWTTGKLGGTSAITSLLPVLKTGSAQDIETVKNTLLTLPAKGLTDQLADALPQLPTGAQPAVIEVLAARKASDKLAVVSPFLKSTDTTVSSAAFKALKSLSTSNDLPQLFALLNTVPAAQSISEVQKAISESIQTTGDAAAQSEQVLNQMGAAPAAKRPYYLAVLSTIGGTRALNSVVAAYTTGDQQTKKAAIAALSNWTDARAAPELLAISQKTKDADELNAALTGYVATVGKSAQTPVNKVIMLRNALDVATTSAQKETILNELSKYKTFNALLVAGKYLDEAPVQQAAAKAVASIALANPEFYGSEIRTLLTKASSLLIGQGSEYQQQAIQKHLADMPKGEGFVAIFNGKDLTGWKGLVENPTKRSKMHPDTLAAKQKIADAEAQKGWYAKDGDLIFTGHGNNLATTKQYGDFEMYVDWKIEPNGDAGIYLRGTPQVQIWDTSRVDVGAQVGSGGLYNNQKNPSKPTQLADNAIGDWNTFHITMVGDRVSVDLNGVNVVNNVTLENYWDRNLPIFAKEQIELQAHGTLVAYRDIYVREIPRPEPYQLTAEEKNAGYKVLFDGTNLFEWVGNKTDYFIENGDLVIDPTRGGQGNLYTKDEYSDFVYRFEFQLTPGANNGLGIRTPLEGDAAYVGTEIQILDNDADIYKNLQPYQYHGSAYGIIPAKRGYLKPVGEWNSEEVYVKGSKIRVTLNGTVILDGDLAEASKNGTADHKEHPGLSRTSGHIGYLGHGNPLRFRNIRVLDLSKVEEAPAPAASVETGKKKSKRKK from the coding sequence ATGAAAAGCATACTTTATTCATTCCTTCTCCTGTGCCTGTGTGTACCTCACGCCTGGTCACAAGCCGACACGGAGGCTAAAATAACGGCTATTCTGGCCAAACTACCCGCTACCAATGCCGACCGGCTGTCTAAAGCCATGGAGGAAATTGCGGCGCTGGGCAAGCCGGGGTTGGTAAATATCGCTACCAAACTGACGCCGCCGGGTAAAGGCGATAACACCAAAACCGAGTACGCCCTGGGAGGATTCAGCTATGCCGCTACCCAAAGTGGCCGCGAAGCCTGGCGTACAATGGCTGCCGCAGCCTACGCCGAAGCACTGACCAGGGTACCTGATGCCTACAATAAGATGTTCTTGATTTATCAGCTACAAACCGTAGGCAAAGACGAGTCCGTACCCGTGCTGGCGGGGTACCTCAATGATGAAAATCTTTCGGGTCCTGCTTCCCGGGCCCTGGCCCGGATCGGCACCCCGGCGGCGGGTGAGGCTCTTTTACAGGCTTTACCCAAAGCCAGTGACGCCAATAAGGGGTACCTCATCGAAGCATTGGGCATGGCAAAATACCAGCAGGCCGCTGCCGCTCTTGAAAAAACCGCTGCCAGCGATAATCGGAATATCAGAAAAGTGAGCCTGTATGCGCTCTCCGAACTGGCCGTTCCCAGCTCAGCCAAAGTACTGGCTTCTGCGGCCCAAAGTACCTCCTACACTTACGACGAAGCCGACGCCACGGCGGTATATCTGAAATACCTGGCGCATCTGGCAGGAAATGGCTCAGCACCCCTGGCTGAAAAGGCAGCCCTCGACTTACTCAAACCTGCCATTCCCACGGCCACACGCTCGTCGGCACTGAAAGTCTATTCGGATAGCCGCGGACAGGCGGGGGTACCTATACTGGTGCAAGCCATGAATAGCGATGATGCCGAATACCGCGCCGCCGCCCTCAAACTGGCCCAGCCGTATGTCGACAAAGGTACCTCACCGTGGGTAGCCGCACTTAAAAAAGCCAAACCGGAGGTGCAAGCCGAAATCATCAGCATGCTGGGCCGTGCGGGCGCGACTAGTGCCTTGCCTACAATTGTGAAGTATTTAAGTTCGAAAAACAGTCAGGTTAAACAAGCGGCTATCTGGACTACCGGAAAACTAGGGGGTACCTCCGCCATCACAAGCCTGCTGCCCGTACTAAAAACGGGATCTGCCCAGGACATCGAAACGGTAAAAAATACGCTGCTAACGCTCCCGGCGAAGGGATTGACGGATCAACTGGCCGATGCCCTACCCCAGTTGCCTACTGGCGCTCAGCCTGCCGTCATTGAGGTACTGGCCGCCAGGAAGGCTTCCGATAAGCTCGCGGTGGTCTCTCCCTTTCTGAAAAGTACCGATACAACGGTTAGCTCGGCAGCTTTTAAGGCTTTAAAATCCTTATCTACTTCCAATGACCTACCCCAGCTGTTCGCCTTACTCAACACTGTACCCGCAGCACAGTCAATCTCCGAAGTGCAAAAGGCTATCAGCGAAAGCATTCAGACAACGGGCGATGCCGCAGCGCAAAGTGAACAGGTACTCAACCAGATGGGAGCGGCTCCAGCGGCTAAGCGTCCGTATTACCTGGCCGTACTGTCCACGATTGGAGGTACCCGGGCTCTGAACTCGGTGGTAGCGGCCTACACGACCGGCGATCAGCAGACTAAAAAAGCTGCCATCGCTGCGCTTTCCAATTGGACTGATGCCCGTGCCGCGCCCGAATTACTTGCTATCAGCCAAAAAACGAAAGATGCGGATGAGTTGAATGCCGCCCTCACGGGATATGTAGCCACCGTGGGGAAATCGGCCCAAACGCCGGTCAATAAGGTAATCATGCTGCGAAATGCGCTGGATGTAGCCACTACTTCCGCGCAGAAGGAAACGATTCTAAATGAGCTTTCGAAATACAAAACCTTCAATGCACTGCTGGTAGCCGGGAAGTACCTGGACGAGGCACCCGTACAACAGGCCGCAGCCAAGGCAGTAGCCAGCATTGCCCTGGCCAATCCCGAATTTTACGGCTCTGAAATCCGTACTCTACTGACAAAAGCCTCGTCACTATTGATCGGTCAGGGAAGTGAGTATCAGCAGCAGGCCATCCAAAAGCACCTGGCCGACATGCCCAAGGGCGAAGGCTTTGTGGCTATTTTCAACGGAAAAGACCTCACGGGTTGGAAGGGATTGGTGGAAAACCCGACCAAGCGCAGCAAAATGCATCCAGACACGCTGGCCGCCAAACAGAAAATAGCTGACGCCGAAGCCCAAAAGGGTTGGTACGCCAAAGATGGCGACCTCATCTTTACGGGTCATGGCAATAATCTGGCGACCACAAAGCAGTACGGTGATTTTGAGATGTACGTGGATTGGAAAATCGAGCCAAACGGCGATGCGGGAATTTACCTGCGGGGTACCCCGCAGGTGCAGATCTGGGATACTTCTCGTGTCGATGTAGGCGCTCAGGTAGGGTCGGGCGGCTTGTATAATAACCAGAAGAACCCCAGCAAACCCACCCAACTGGCCGACAACGCCATCGGCGACTGGAATACCTTCCACATCACGATGGTGGGCGATCGCGTATCGGTGGATCTGAACGGCGTGAACGTGGTAAATAACGTGACCCTTGAAAACTACTGGGATCGTAATCTGCCCATTTTTGCCAAAGAGCAGATCGAGCTGCAGGCTCATGGTACCCTGGTGGCTTACCGAGACATCTACGTACGCGAAATTCCCCGCCCGGAACCTTACCAACTGACCGCCGAGGAAAAAAACGCGGGCTATAAGGTACTGTTCGACGGAACCAACCTATTCGAGTGGGTGGGCAACAAAACGGATTATTTCATCGAAAATGGCGACCTGGTCATTGATCCCACCCGGGGTGGACAAGGCAATCTTTACACCAAAGATGAGTACAGCGACTTCGTGTACCGCTTCGAGTTCCAACTTACGCCGGGGGCCAACAACGGCCTGGGCATCCGCACTCCGCTGGAAGGTGACGCGGCCTACGTAGGTACCGAAATTCAGATTCTGGATAATGACGCCGATATCTACAAAAATCTGCAACCCTATCAATACCACGGCTCGGCTTACGGTATTATACCCGCCAAGCGGGGGTACCTTAAGCCGGTAGGCGAATGGAACTCCGAGGAAGTATATGTGAAAGGGTCAAAAATACGGGTAACCCTGAATGGTACCGTGATTCTGGACGGCGACCTGGCCGAAGCCAGCAAAAACGGCACGGCTGACCACAAAGAACACCCTGGCCTGAGCCGTACCTCGGGCCACATCGGCTACCTGGGCCACGGCAACCCGCTCCGCTTCCGGAACATCCGGGTGCTCGATCTTTCCAAAGTTGAGGAAGCTCCAGCCCCGGCGGCCAGCGTTGAAACCGGGAAGAAAAAATCGAAGCGAAAGAAATAA